In the genome of Thermodesulfobacteriota bacterium, one region contains:
- a CDS encoding glycosyltransferase family 39 protein, with product MLNAPHGSWDAWNIYNLGARFIFRGAAEWTSAFSNQYSWTLPDHPLLISVGVARVWNYVGNETLIAPILQAFLFTSATVMLMVFSLSRLQNKNQGLIAGMVLLGTPFFSYNGSSLIADVPVSFYILATLVLYCLIDERYKKKSGLVLLCGTVAGFAAWTKDEGLLLIASIFIARFIVVTLQKGLGAFLKEAVIFSAGLTPVLIIIAYFKFLLVSQNIVYLKDQLAPATMHIFNQDFNTLFNSLTDISKYIIIGKTFLVKFYDLEKWMLIVFPVFILLMGRSDKKRNNPVIYTSLLILMIMLCGYFTVYLVYPLDNLEWLLEVTTKRLLLQILPGSIFVFFLSSPHPEKRRRKVPGCYRLSAICSMLKFLKNRQIFRKALQCSPEVPAGCVEFSCFQPLP from the coding sequence GTGTTAAACGCCCCTCATGGGAGCTGGGATGCCTGGAACATATATAACCTGGGAGCCAGGTTCATATTCCGGGGAGCTGCCGAATGGACATCGGCATTTTCGAACCAATATAGCTGGACTTTACCTGATCATCCTTTATTAATTTCAGTAGGTGTTGCAAGAGTCTGGAACTATGTGGGCAATGAAACCCTTATTGCTCCAATCTTGCAGGCATTTCTGTTTACATCTGCCACGGTCATGCTGATGGTTTTTTCACTTTCAAGGCTGCAGAACAAAAATCAGGGGTTGATTGCAGGCATGGTATTGCTTGGGACACCGTTTTTTAGTTATAATGGTTCATCCTTGATTGCAGACGTACCTGTTAGCTTTTATATTCTTGCAACACTTGTCCTGTATTGTCTTATAGACGAAAGGTATAAGAAAAAATCGGGGCTTGTTTTATTATGCGGGACTGTGGCTGGATTTGCTGCGTGGACAAAAGATGAGGGGCTTCTTTTGATAGCATCAATTTTTATTGCCCGCTTTATTGTTGTTACACTGCAAAAGGGCCTTGGGGCTTTTTTAAAAGAGGCAGTAATATTTTCAGCAGGGTTGACTCCTGTCCTGATAATTATTGCTTATTTTAAATTCCTGCTTGTTTCCCAAAACATCGTGTATCTGAAAGATCAACTAGCACCAGCGACAATGCATATTTTCAATCAGGACTTTAATACCCTTTTTAATAGTCTGACCGATATTTCAAAATATATAATTATAGGCAAGACATTTCTCGTCAAGTTTTATGATCTTGAAAAATGGATGCTGATTGTATTCCCTGTATTTATCCTGCTTATGGGGCGATCAGATAAAAAACGGAACAATCCGGTCATATATACTTCCCTGTTGATATTAATGATTATGTTATGTGGCTATTTTACCGTTTATCTGGTTTATCCTCTCGATAATTTGGAATGGCTTTTAGAGGTAACAACTAAACGACTTTTGCTTCAAATACTGCCGGGTTCAATATTTGTTTTTTTCTTATCATCGCCGCATCCGGAGAAACGACGTAGGAAGGTTCCAGGCTGCTACCGTTTGTCCGCTATCTGTTCTATGTTGAAATTTTTGAAAAATCGGCAAATTTTCCGAAAAGCGCTGCAATGCAGCCCAGAAGTGCCAGCCGGTTGTGTTGAATTTTCTTGTTTTCAGCCATTACCATAA